The Allochromatium tepidum genome has a window encoding:
- the metG gene encoding methionine--tRNA ligase: protein MSQPRDILITSALPYANGPIHIGHLVEYIQTDIWARFQKMRGHNCWYVCADDAHGTPIMLRARQEGITPEQLIARVAEEHQADFAAFRIGFDNYHSTHSPENRHYATLIYERNRDAGHIAKRMITQAYDPVEQMFLPDRFIKGECPKCGAPDQYGDNCEACGASYSPAELKNPRSAVSGAVPEQRESDHYFFKLGDFEAMLKEWTRGGSLQKEVANKLDEWFEAGLQEWDISRDAPYFGFEIPDHPGKFFYVWLDAPIGYMASFQNLCDKTPGLDFDRFWGRDSTAELYHFIGKDIIYFHALFFPAMLHGAGFRTPSAIFAHGFLTVDGQKMSKSRGTFIKARTYLDHLNPEYLRYYFAAKLGSSVDDIDLNLEDFAARVNADLVGKVVNIASRCAGFIGKRFDGRLSGAPAEPELFAEFIAAGDSIAAAYEKREFSRAVREIMALADRANQYIDEKAPWVVAKQDGREAELQDICSMGLNLFRVLIGYLRPILPGTAVASESFLRIDPLTWEVLATPLLDHVIAPFEPLMTRVDPKQIEAMLEASKEDLSATGTASSAATAPAAANPHLERDPIAAPIDYDSFAKVDLRVALIREARLVEGADKLLQLRLDLGGETRNVFAGIRSAYDPKDLEGRMTVMVANLAPRKMRFGVSEGMVLAAGPGGTDLFILSPDSGAEPGMKVK from the coding sequence ATGAGCCAGCCCCGCGACATCCTCATCACCAGCGCCCTCCCCTATGCCAATGGCCCGATCCACATCGGTCATCTGGTCGAGTACATCCAAACCGACATCTGGGCGCGGTTCCAGAAGATGCGCGGTCACAACTGCTGGTACGTCTGCGCCGACGATGCCCACGGCACGCCGATCATGCTGCGCGCACGTCAGGAGGGCATCACGCCCGAGCAGCTCATCGCCCGCGTCGCCGAGGAGCATCAGGCCGACTTCGCCGCTTTCCGCATCGGCTTCGACAACTATCACTCGACCCATTCGCCCGAGAACCGGCACTACGCCACGCTCATCTACGAGCGCAACCGCGACGCCGGACACATCGCCAAGCGCATGATCACCCAGGCCTATGACCCGGTCGAACAGATGTTCCTGCCCGACCGCTTCATCAAGGGCGAGTGTCCCAAGTGCGGCGCGCCCGATCAGTACGGCGACAACTGCGAGGCGTGCGGGGCGAGCTATTCGCCGGCCGAGCTGAAGAATCCGCGCTCGGCGGTCTCGGGCGCTGTGCCCGAGCAACGCGAGTCGGATCATTACTTCTTCAAACTCGGCGACTTCGAGGCAATGCTCAAGGAGTGGACGCGCGGCGGCAGTCTCCAGAAGGAGGTCGCCAACAAGCTCGACGAATGGTTCGAGGCCGGACTCCAGGAGTGGGACATCTCGCGCGACGCGCCCTATTTCGGCTTCGAGATCCCGGATCATCCGGGCAAGTTCTTCTATGTCTGGCTGGATGCGCCCATCGGCTACATGGCCAGCTTCCAGAACCTGTGCGACAAGACGCCCGGACTGGACTTCGACCGCTTCTGGGGCCGGGACTCGACCGCCGAGCTGTATCACTTCATCGGCAAGGACATCATCTATTTCCATGCCCTGTTCTTCCCGGCCATGCTGCACGGGGCCGGTTTCCGCACGCCGAGCGCCATCTTCGCCCACGGCTTCCTCACCGTCGACGGGCAGAAGATGTCCAAGTCGCGCGGCACCTTCATCAAGGCGCGCACCTACCTGGATCACTTGAATCCCGAATATCTGCGCTACTACTTCGCCGCCAAGCTGGGGTCGAGCGTCGACGACATCGACCTGAACCTGGAGGACTTCGCGGCACGGGTGAACGCCGATCTGGTCGGCAAGGTGGTCAACATCGCCAGCCGTTGCGCCGGGTTCATCGGCAAGCGGTTCGACGGGCGGCTCTCGGGCGCGCCGGCCGAACCCGAACTCTTCGCCGAGTTCATCGCGGCGGGCGACTCGATCGCGGCGGCGTATGAAAAGCGCGAATTCAGCCGTGCCGTGCGCGAGATCATGGCCCTCGCCGACCGCGCCAATCAGTACATCGACGAGAAGGCGCCCTGGGTCGTCGCCAAGCAGGACGGACGCGAGGCCGAGTTGCAGGACATCTGTTCCATGGGCCTCAACCTGTTCCGGGTGCTGATCGGCTATCTGCGTCCCATCCTGCCCGGCACGGCGGTCGCGTCCGAGTCCTTCCTCCGGATCGACCCGCTCACCTGGGAGGTGCTGGCCACGCCCCTGCTCGATCACGTCATCGCGCCCTTCGAGCCGCTGATGACGCGCGTCGACCCGAAACAGATCGAGGCCATGCTGGAGGCGTCCAAGGAAGACCTGAGCGCCACAGGCACGGCGTCGTCAGCCGCTACAGCGCCGGCCGCCGCCAATCCGCACCTCGAACGCGACCCCATCGCCGCGCCGATCGACTACGACAGCTTCGCCAAGGTCGACCTGCGCGTGGCCCTGATCCGGGAGGCACGGCTGGTCGAGGGCGCCGACAAGCTGCTGCAACTCAGGCTCGATCTCGGCGGCGAGACGCGCAACGTCTTCGCCGGTATCCGCTCGGCCTATGATCCCAAGGATCTGGAAGGCCGGATGACGGTCATGGTCGCCAATCTGGCTCCGCGCAAGATGCGCTTCGGCGTCTCAGAGGGCATGGTGTTGGCGGCCGGTCCAGGCGGAACGGATCTCTTCATCCTCAGCCCGGATTCGGGCGCCGAACCGGGCATGAAGGTGAAGTAG
- a CDS encoding YgiT-type zinc finger protein, whose protein sequence is MAEQCSFCGNTHLTPKTTRYIHQQNGDLLFVEQVPCLECDYCGEQYFEIDGLKRIEADHRAIVEHRKSPSRFVQVAVQEFETATR, encoded by the coding sequence ATGGCCGAGCAATGCAGCTTCTGCGGCAATACACACCTGACGCCCAAGACGACCCGTTACATCCATCAGCAGAATGGAGATCTGCTGTTCGTCGAGCAGGTTCCCTGCCTCGAGTGCGACTATTGCGGCGAGCAGTATTTCGAAATCGACGGCTTGAAGCGGATCGAAGCCGATCATCGCGCCATCGTCGAGCACCGCAAGTCACCGAGCCGGTTCGTACAAGTCGCTGTGCAAGAGTTCGAGACGGCGACCCGATGA
- a CDS encoding IS701 family transposase has translation MLVKPAVPQKDHVLKQLPSKLAFHIEEYYDCFQTETSNCLNLGQNYIQGLFKTEAGKRNMERLNEELNLSGNGYQRIQHFITNSTWSAQGLIDAIARKTSDLYASQDTYRLCDVGYIIDESAHLKKGKHSVGVARQYAGLIGKVENCQVGVYASLVWNSHSTLINERLFLPKEWTTNPTRCKEAGIPEDQRLFKTKPQLAIEMIKADLEAGVQFSWVGGDGLYGHGFELGNALDNMGLTFLLDIHSNQNIYLISYEPQQTRLF, from the coding sequence ATGCTTGTCAAGCCCGCTGTTCCCCAAAAAGATCATGTGCTCAAACAATTACCCAGTAAACTGGCATTTCACATCGAAGAATATTACGATTGTTTTCAAACTGAAACATCAAATTGCCTTAATTTAGGCCAGAATTATATTCAGGGTCTTTTCAAGACAGAAGCGGGCAAACGCAACATGGAACGCCTGAACGAAGAACTAAATCTCTCTGGAAACGGCTATCAGCGTATTCAGCATTTTATTACCAATTCAACATGGTCTGCTCAAGGACTTATTGATGCCATTGCCCGTAAAACATCTGACCTATATGCCAGTCAAGACACATACAGACTCTGTGATGTTGGCTATATTATTGATGAATCAGCGCATCTCAAGAAAGGAAAACATTCAGTCGGTGTGGCGCGTCAGTATGCCGGATTGATCGGTAAGGTTGAAAACTGCCAAGTTGGCGTGTATGCCAGTTTGGTCTGGAACTCTCATAGTACTTTGATCAATGAGCGGCTCTTTCTTCCAAAAGAGTGGACGACAAATCCAACACGCTGCAAAGAGGCCGGTATTCCAGAAGATCAGCGCCTGTTCAAAACGAAGCCGCAATTGGCGATCGAGATGATCAAAGCCGATCTCGAAGCCGGTGTGCAATTTAGTTGGGTCGGCGGTGATGGCTTGTACGGTCATGGGTTTGAGCTGGGCAACGCCTTAGATAACATGGGGTTAACGTTCTTACTGGACATTCACAGCAATCAAAACATTTACCTGATTAGTTACGAACCTCAGCAGACTCGTCTCTTCTAG
- a CDS encoding IS1595 family transposase, with protein MPQNTIQFQKGLSLPEFLQNYGTEDQCKQALEQWRWPQGFVCPSCGHAGEPVRLRTRALLQCRHCHHQTSLIAGTIFEATKLPLTTWFSAMFLLTQQKNGISALELKRHLGVSYLTAWRVKHKLLQVMKERDDQTPLSGVIEVDDAYWGGEHHGGKRGRGSPNKVPFIAALSCDEDNHPIGLRLGKVAGFRKTEVERFAKRHFDPSALIRTDGLSCFSAIAAAGFEHQPIVTGGGHPSMEIPEFQWLNTVLGNVKNSLQGPYHHLSGKHLPRYLGEFCYRFNRRFNLAAILPRLGKAAVRTPPMPHRLLKLAELC; from the coding sequence ATGCCTCAGAACACGATTCAGTTTCAGAAAGGCTTGAGTTTGCCGGAGTTTCTCCAGAACTACGGAACCGAGGACCAGTGCAAACAGGCCCTTGAACAGTGGCGTTGGCCGCAAGGCTTCGTCTGCCCGAGCTGCGGACACGCGGGTGAGCCGGTGCGCTTGCGCACGCGGGCGCTGTTGCAGTGTCGCCACTGTCATCATCAAACCTCACTGATCGCCGGAACGATCTTTGAGGCGACCAAGTTGCCGCTGACGACCTGGTTTTCGGCGATGTTTCTGCTGACACAGCAGAAAAACGGGATCTCGGCCCTGGAGCTCAAACGGCATCTGGGCGTGTCCTATTTGACGGCGTGGCGGGTTAAGCACAAATTGTTGCAAGTCATGAAAGAGCGCGACGATCAAACGCCGCTCAGCGGCGTCATCGAGGTCGACGACGCCTACTGGGGCGGCGAGCACCACGGGGGCAAGCGCGGGCGCGGCTCACCGAACAAGGTTCCATTCATCGCCGCGCTCTCGTGCGACGAGGACAACCACCCCATCGGCCTGCGCTTGGGTAAAGTCGCCGGCTTCCGCAAAACCGAGGTCGAACGCTTCGCCAAGCGCCACTTTGACCCCAGCGCCCTCATCCGCACGGATGGATTGTCCTGCTTCAGCGCCATCGCCGCGGCCGGATTCGAGCACCAGCCGATCGTCACCGGCGGCGGCCACCCCAGCATGGAGATTCCTGAGTTCCAGTGGCTTAATACCGTGCTGGGCAACGTCAAAAACAGCCTGCAAGGCCCCTACCATCATCTCAGCGGCAAGCATCTGCCGCGCTACCTGGGCGAGTTCTGCTATCGCTTCAATCGCCGCTTCAACCTCGCCGCCATACTGCCGCGCTTGGGCAAAGCCGCGGTGCGTACACCCCCAATGCCGCATCGCCTCCTCAAACTAGCTGAGCTATGTTAA
- a CDS encoding IS1595 family transposase, giving the protein MPQNTIQFQKGLSLPEFLQNYGTEDQCKQALEQWRWPQGFVCPSCGHAGEPVRLRTRALLQCRHCHHQTSLIAGTIFEATKLPLTTWFSAMFLLTQQKNGISALELKRHLGVSYLTAWRVKHKLLQVMKERDDQTPLSGVIEVDDAYWGGEHHGGKRGRGSPNKVPFIAALSCDEDNHPIGLRLGKVAGFRKTEVERFAKRHFDPSALIRTDGLSCFSAIAAAGFEHQPIVTGGGHPSMEIPEFQWLNTVLGNVKNSLQGSYHHLSGKHLPRHLAEFCYRFNRRFDLAAMLPRLGKAAVRTPPMPHRLLKLAELC; this is encoded by the coding sequence ATGCCTCAGAACACGATTCAGTTTCAGAAAGGCTTGAGTTTGCCGGAGTTTCTCCAGAACTACGGAACCGAGGACCAGTGCAAACAGGCCCTTGAACAGTGGCGTTGGCCGCAAGGCTTCGTCTGCCCGAGCTGCGGACACGCGGGTGAGCCGGTGCGCTTGCGCACGCGGGCGCTGTTGCAGTGTCGCCACTGTCATCATCAAACCTCACTGATCGCCGGAACGATCTTTGAGGCGACCAAGTTGCCGCTGACGACCTGGTTTTCGGCGATGTTTCTGCTGACACAGCAGAAAAACGGGATCTCGGCCCTGGAGCTCAAACGGCATCTGGGCGTGTCCTATTTGACGGCGTGGCGGGTTAAGCACAAATTGTTGCAAGTCATGAAAGAGCGCGACGATCAAACGCCGCTCAGCGGCGTCATCGAGGTCGACGACGCCTACTGGGGCGGCGAGCACCACGGGGGCAAGCGCGGGCGCGGCTCACCGAACAAGGTTCCATTCATCGCCGCGCTCTCGTGCGACGAGGACAACCACCCCATCGGCCTGCGCTTGGGTAAAGTCGCCGGCTTCCGCAAAACCGAGGTCGAACGCTTCGCCAAGCGCCACTTTGACCCCAGCGCCCTCATCCGCACGGATGGATTGTCCTGCTTCAGCGCCATCGCCGCGGCCGGATTCGAGCACCAGCCGATCGTCACCGGCGGCGGCCACCCCAGCATGGAGATTCCTGAGTTCCAGTGGCTCAATACCGTGCTGGGCAACGTCAAAAACAGCCTGCAAGGCTCCTACCATCATCTCAGCGGCAAGCATCTGCCGCGCCACCTCGCCGAGTTCTGCTATCGCTTCAATCGCCGCTTCGACCTCGCCGCCATGCTGCCGCGCTTGGGCAAAGCCGCGGTGCGTACACCCCCAATGCCGCATCGCCTCCTCAAACTAGCTGAGCTATGTTAA
- a CDS encoding IS66 family transposase, giving the protein MAALSDEIRYSRRHPLIQRPTITHRPMPIPIQLPDIPEAERTPLVEQLLSLIEALMEANQRQAEQIQQLRDEIAILKGEKARPVFKPSGMEGSGQGAGGGEEGGEEKPRRAGSSKRAKTQELIIHEDCPIAPREEVPATARFKGYRDFIVQDLHIGAHNTRYRLEVWQTPEGEWLCGELPATVQGSHFGAGLRAYVLYQYHQCHVTQPLLREQLLEWGIDISVGQIDALLSGRNDVFFAEKDQLLEVGLEVSSYVTVDDSGARHQGRNGYVTHIGNDFFAWFSSSESKSRINFRRLLQAGEPFYSLNDEALAYWRAQGLPQAMCRALMAPPILELTTTTAWEAHLQTLGITQERHQRIATEGALLGGVLAKGLSRELVIVSDGAGQFAILLHALCWVHAERRIHTLIPLNERHRQDQQRVRAQLWALYADLKAYRCDPDPDAIAGLRARFKALFTQKTSWATLNALLKRLKAHQQELLLVLLRPDIPLHTNGSENDIRSYVKWRKISGGTRSDLGRRCRDIFASLKKTCRKLGISFWDYLNDRIGQVGAIPPLPEIVRQRALAAKGVP; this is encoded by the coding sequence ATGGCGGCGTTGTCTGACGAGATCCGTTACAGTAGGCGTCATCCCCTGATCCAGCGACCAACCATCACCCACCGCCCCATGCCGATACCGATTCAACTGCCTGACATCCCGGAAGCGGAGCGCACGCCGCTGGTGGAGCAGTTGTTGAGTCTGATCGAAGCGCTGATGGAAGCCAACCAGCGGCAAGCGGAGCAGATCCAACAGTTGCGCGATGAGATCGCGATCCTGAAGGGAGAGAAGGCGCGTCCCGTATTCAAGCCCAGTGGGATGGAGGGGTCAGGCCAGGGCGCGGGGGGAGGCGAAGAGGGCGGTGAGGAGAAGCCACGTCGGGCCGGTTCGAGCAAACGGGCCAAGACCCAAGAGCTGATCATTCACGAAGACTGTCCGATCGCGCCGCGCGAAGAGGTGCCGGCGACGGCGCGCTTCAAGGGCTACCGGGATTTCATCGTTCAGGATCTGCACATTGGGGCGCACAACACGCGCTATCGTTTGGAAGTGTGGCAGACGCCGGAGGGAGAGTGGTTGTGCGGAGAGCTCCCGGCCACGGTGCAGGGGAGTCATTTCGGGGCGGGTTTGCGCGCCTATGTACTCTACCAATACCATCAGTGCCATGTCACCCAGCCGTTGTTGCGCGAGCAACTCCTGGAGTGGGGAATCGACATCTCCGTCGGTCAGATCGACGCCCTGCTCAGCGGTCGCAACGACGTCTTCTTCGCCGAAAAGGACCAGCTCCTGGAGGTGGGGCTGGAGGTCAGCTCCTACGTCACGGTCGATGACTCCGGGGCGCGCCATCAGGGGCGCAACGGCTACGTCACCCACATCGGCAATGACTTCTTCGCCTGGTTCTCCAGCAGCGAAAGCAAGAGCCGGATCAATTTCCGGCGCCTGCTGCAAGCCGGTGAGCCGTTCTACAGCCTCAATGACGAGGCCCTGGCCTATTGGCGCGCCCAAGGTCTGCCTCAGGCCATGTGCCGGGCGCTGATGGCACCGCCGATCCTGGAACTGACGACGACCACCGCTTGGGAGGCCCATCTTCAGACCCTGGGTATCACCCAGGAGCGCCATCAGCGCATCGCTACAGAAGGGGCCTTGCTCGGCGGCGTCCTGGCCAAAGGGCTCTCACGCGAGTTGGTCATCGTCAGCGATGGCGCCGGACAGTTCGCCATCCTGCTCCATGCCCTGTGCTGGGTGCACGCCGAACGCCGGATTCATACGCTCATCCCACTCAATGAGCGCCACCGCCAGGATCAGCAGCGGGTGCGCGCCCAACTCTGGGCGCTCTACGCCGACCTCAAGGCGTACCGGTGCGACCCCGATCCCGACGCCATCGCCGGCCTACGCGCCCGCTTCAAGGCCCTGTTCACCCAGAAAACCTCTTGGGCCACGCTCAATGCGCTCCTCAAGCGCCTCAAGGCCCATCAGCAAGAACTCCTTCTCGTGCTCCTGCGCCCCGACATCCCGCTACACACCAACGGTAGCGAGAACGACATCCGCAGCTACGTCAAATGGCGCAAGATCAGTGGCGGAACCCGCAGTGATCTGGGACGCCGCTGCCGCGACATCTTTGCCAGCCTGAAGAAGACCTGTCGTAAGCTCGGGATCTCCTTCTGGGACTACCTCAACGACCGGATTGGGCAGGTGGGCGCTATCCCGCCGTTGCCCGAGATCGTGCGCCAACGGGCTTTAGCCGCCAAGGGCGTGCCGTGA
- a CDS encoding pyridoxal phosphate-dependent aminotransferase, with protein sequence MTTKLAARVQAVKPSATLAITARAAALRAEGRDVIGLGVGEPDFDTPEHIKAAAIRAIESGFTKYTAVDGTPELKRAVIAKFQRENGLDYAPNQILVSCGGKQSFFNLAQALLDPGDEVVIPAPYWVSYPDMVLLAGGLPVFVQAGAAQSFKITPAQLKGAMNEKTRLVVINSPSNPTGMAYSRKELEALGEVLRDFPKVIIATDDMYEHIRWSSAPFVNILNACPDLAPRTLVLNGVSKAYSMTGWRIGYAAGPAHIIKAMNTIQSQSTSNPTSISQVAAQAALDGPQDCIGVMLKAFMERHDFVVERLNRIPGIECLPTDGTFYVFPKVQKLIEGLDGVNNDLELGEFLIEKAGVAVVPGSAFGLGGYLRLSIATSRETLERALDRIEQAVKNA encoded by the coding sequence ATGACCACCAAGCTCGCTGCCCGCGTCCAGGCCGTCAAGCCGTCCGCGACCCTTGCCATCACCGCCCGCGCCGCTGCGCTCCGTGCCGAGGGCCGGGACGTGATCGGTCTCGGCGTCGGGGAGCCGGACTTCGATACCCCCGAGCATATCAAGGCCGCCGCCATCCGCGCCATCGAGTCCGGCTTCACCAAGTACACCGCCGTCGACGGCACGCCGGAGCTCAAGCGCGCCGTCATCGCCAAGTTCCAACGCGAGAACGGGCTGGACTATGCGCCGAATCAGATCCTGGTCTCGTGCGGCGGCAAGCAGAGTTTCTTCAATCTGGCGCAGGCGCTGCTCGATCCGGGTGACGAGGTGGTGATTCCGGCGCCCTATTGGGTCTCCTATCCGGACATGGTGTTGCTGGCCGGCGGTCTGCCTGTGTTCGTGCAGGCGGGTGCGGCGCAGTCGTTCAAGATCACCCCGGCCCAGCTCAAGGGGGCGATGAACGAGAAGACGCGGCTGGTGGTCATCAATAGTCCGTCCAATCCGACCGGGATGGCGTACAGCCGCAAGGAGCTGGAGGCGCTCGGCGAGGTGTTGCGCGATTTCCCGAAGGTGATCATCGCGACCGACGATATGTATGAGCATATCCGTTGGAGTTCGGCGCCCTTTGTGAACATTCTGAATGCCTGTCCGGATCTGGCGCCGCGCACGCTGGTGCTGAACGGGGTGTCGAAGGCGTATTCGATGACGGGCTGGCGGATCGGCTATGCGGCCGGACCGGCGCACATCATCAAGGCGATGAACACGATCCAATCGCAGAGTACGTCCAATCCGACGTCGATCTCGCAGGTGGCGGCGCAGGCGGCGTTGGACGGGCCGCAGGACTGCATCGGGGTGATGCTCAAGGCGTTCATGGAGCGGCACGATTTCGTGGTCGAGCGGCTCAACCGGATTCCGGGCATCGAGTGTCTGCCGACCGATGGGACGTTCTATGTGTTTCCGAAGGTGCAAAAGCTGATCGAGGGTCTGGATGGGGTGAACAACGATCTGGAGTTGGGCGAGTTTCTGATCGAGAAGGCGGGCGTGGCGGTGGTGCCGGGGTCGGCGTTCGGGTTGGGCGGGTATCTGCGGCTGTCGATCGCGACCAGCCGTGAGACGCTGGAGCGGGCGCTGGATCGGATCGAGCAGGCGGTAAAAAACGCTTGA